AGCAATCCGGATGAACTTCAGCGAGCCTGTTTCGCCTGGCACTCTTCAAGTTTCCGCGAGAGAAACGCACGTTCCGATTTCACTCCTGTCAGTTCCAAGGCGCGCCGAAAGCGCCGGGCTGCCTGTTTGGGTTCTCCCGTTTCCAGTTGGAACTGCGCCAGCGCGGCGTGAAACAAATAATAGTTCTCCAACGCATCGCGCGGACGGATCGCCTCCAATGCCTCGATGGCTGCTTCCGGTCCGTGCACTCGTGAGATGGCCACCGCGCGGTTCAACGCGATCACCGGTGAAGGGTTGACTCCGACCAACAGGTCGTAAAGCGAGAGAATGCGCGTCCAGTCTGTTGCCTCGTACGTCGCGGCCGTGCAGTGGCAATAGGCGATGCCCGCCTGGAGGTGGAACTCACTGATCTCTTCCCCGGCCGCCGAGCGGTTCAAATGGAACAGCCCGCGCTGGATCATCGCCCGGTCCCAGAGCGACCGGTCCTGTTCCGCGAGCAACAGCAGGTTCCCCGCCGCATCCACGCGCGCGGAAAGCCGCGCCCCGCTCAACAACATGAGCGCCAGCAACGCGTGCGTCTGCGGCTGGTCACTCGATGGATGTTCCACCAGCAACCTGGTCAGGCGGATCGCTTCCTCGCACAATTCCCTCCGCACCAGTTTGTCGCCTTGCGATGCCTTGTAACCCTCGTTGAACAGCAGATAAATCGCCCGGAGAACGGCCGCCAGCCGCGTGATAATCCGGGACCCGCGGGAATTTCCAGCGGAATCCGGGACTCGCGGATGCGCTGGCGCGCCCGGACGAGGCGTTTCGCGATCGCCGCTGTTGAAGTGAGGAACGCGGCCGCGATTTCCTCCTCGCCGAAGCCGCAGAGCGTTTTCAATGTCAGCGCCACCTGGGCTTCCTCGGTCAGGTCCGGGTGACAGCAGGCAAACATCATCCGTAACTGGTCGTCGCGGATTTCCCCATCGAACCGGGCCAGCTCCGCGTCCGGACGCTCTCCCTGGCGGTGCTCGAAAAACGCCGTGATCTCGCTCTCCTTGCTCCGGAAATTCCGCTCGCGGCGGACCACGTCGAGCGCCTGGTTCTTTGCCACCTGTGTCAGCCACGCCGACGGATTACGCGGGATGCCGCTGAACGCCCAATGCTGCATGGCCTTCAACAACGCGTCTTGCACGACGTCCTCCGCCAACTGCAGGTTCTCGAAACCCAGAATGCGCGTGAGCGTGGCGACCATCCTGCCCGCTTCATGACGGAAAAGATGGTCCACCACGCGCGTCACCTCGGATTCCATCCGGGGTGCGGTTTCGCCGGCAAAACGTTGCGCCACCGCCCGCATCGAAACCTACATGCCTGGGATGTGCTGAATCGGCCGCACTTCCACCGTGCCATTGTTCGCGTAGATGGGGCAGCCTCTGGCCATTTCGACGGCTTCCATCATGTCTTTTGCCGAAACGATCAGATAGCCGCCAACTTCTTCCTTACCCTCGACGAAAGGACCGTCCGTCACGGTCTGCCCCTTTTTGCCCGACAAGACCTTGCCTTCATCGCCCAATGGTTCGCCGGCCTTGAATTTGCCTTTGCCGCGCAGATCGCCAATCCAGGCAAACCATTGGTTCATGTTTTGTTGCATTTGTTCCGGC
This DNA window, taken from Candidatus Angelobacter sp., encodes the following:
- a CDS encoding sigma-70 family RNA polymerase sigma factor, whose translation is MESEVTRVVDHLFRHEAGRMVATLTRILGFENLQLAEDVVQDALLKAMQHWAFSGIPRNPSAWLTQVAKNQALDVVRRERNFRSKESEITAFFEHRQGERPDAELARFDGEIRDDQLRMMFACCHPDLTEEAQVALTLKTLCGFGEEEIAAAFLTSTAAIAKRLVRARQRIRESRIPLEIPAGPGLSRGWRPFSGRFICCSTRVTRHRKATNWCGGNCARKRSA
- a CDS encoding YciI family protein gives rise to the protein MAEQSNDYLYLFRGGADPKQMSPEQMQQNMNQWFAWIGDLRGKGKFKAGEPLGDEGKVLSGKKGQTVTDGPFVEGKEEVGGYLIVSAKDMMEAVEMARGCPIYANNGTVEVRPIQHIPGM
- a CDS encoding DUF6596 domain-containing protein, whose translation is MTRLAAVLRAIYLLFNEGYKASQGDKLVRRELCEEAIRLTRLLVEHPSSDQPQTHALLALMLLSGARLSARVDAAGNLLLLAEQDRSLWDRAMIQRGLFHLNRSAAGEEISEFHLQAGIAYCHCTAATYEATDWTRILSLYDLLVGVNPSPVIALNRAVAISRVHGPEAAIEALEAIRPRDALENYYLFHAALAQFQLETGEPKQAARRFRRALELTGVKSERAFLSRKLEECQAKQAR